A part of Daphnia pulex isolate KAP4 chromosome 6, ASM2113471v1 genomic DNA contains:
- the LOC124196459 gene encoding uncharacterized protein LOC124196459: MNFTVPLILALVAIVDAGTVQTYRQGGNFAYAFNTHQHQTAPLLLQHPTYTFKSFPQINYPNAVQPTPADYYSGPDYSPLFYQQLLLNNDQLLRMEEDENESKWFTSNPLNTAHTLPTSAISASASSSTFHSGSTDAGPSFSSASDAVYNYPLLTLFHRLFNRPSLFSNRPNRPATVSSGPPLMRPVLNNINDSIFTSSMNLLNPFARPRP; the protein is encoded by the exons ATGAATTTC ACAGTCCCATTGATTTTAGCGCTGGTGGCGATTGTAGATGCTGGTACGGTTCAGACATATCGCCAGGGTGGCAACTTTGCTTACGCCTTTAACACCCACCAGCATCAAACAGCTCCGCTGTTACTTCAGCACCCCACGTACACTTTCAAGTCCTTCCCACAGATAAATTACCCTAACGCCGTTCAACCGACTCCGGCGGATTATTATTCCGGCCCTGATTATTCGCCTCTCTTTTACCAGCAGTTGCTTTTAAACAATGACCAACTCCTCCGCATGGAAGAAGACGAGAATGAAAGCAAATGGTTCACCTCGAACCCTCTAAATACAGCGCATACCCTTCCTACATCAGCGATTTCTGCATCCGCATCCTCATCGACTTTCCATTCCGGATCGACTGATGCTGGCCCATCTTTTTCGTCTGCATCTGACGCTGTATATAATTATCCTCTACTCACGTTATTCCACCGACTGTTCAACAGGCCCTCTTTGTTTTCCAATCGGCCAAATAGACCTGCCACTGTTTCCAGTGGACCACCACTTATGAGACCAGTTTTAAACAACATTAACGACTCTATCTTTACCTCAAGtatgaatttattgaatcCATTTGCCCGACCCCGACCGTGA
- the LOC124196455 gene encoding uncharacterized protein LOC124196455, translating into MGVCRVILLAMLMACLVAGVPLPSENPASAQQDPVEAREDPDLTVHRLDADEAIPAAEIAADIAAQSEIFSGDNVAAVDRNVPTSVRQFGVAVPELKLSHFQRFDDEGRYSFGYAYPEQVRMESRSEDGVVTGSYFYTDPNGVHNQVQYLADGDGFRVAANNLPVFYPGEQPKDTPEVEEAKRKHLETWAAIAKQNNKAQIAKEEAIRRVEAATNVEDNREAVITDALEADEVESAMELFRPDSASKIEQDSALEKQPSIKPLDPDVTIDEEKQAVITEQDEDINAGIFDSDAEPIRLLAQVYAKHVQANAEPPQVIERPAGFHPQNILLPVGFDLFSRDDGTDGRDAVEITNPEFIDLRAFFTSRTRNQMPQIVLRAEEKMVKPSKFDDNITEDLLTSVEPNPAELDFDGEFVAPNELYNYYFNIANGGDEQTSPLVAIPLNRETLEKLPESLQLALNGMGAIDGHHNAQSMPSQQVRLNQQLLNQQRFASNFYNYQQPYYSPYSSFYSPYYHYRQTAAQYNPYSNYHMSPYRRMPSVRPYSPNPYHYNPYYSY; encoded by the exons ATGGGAGTCTGCAGG GTTATTCTATTGGCGATGTTGATGGCCTGCTTGGTGGCCGGAGTTCCTCTTCCCAGCGAGAATCCAGCATCCGCCCAACAGGATCCAGTCGAAGCCCGGGAAGATCCCGACTTAACTGTCCACCGA TTGGATGCCGATGAAGCCATTCCAGCGGCTGAAATTGCGGCTGACATTGCTGCCCAATCGGAGATTTTCAGCGGCGATAACGTCGCAGCGGTAGAT AGAAACGTACCAACTAGTGTTCGGCAATTCGGAGTGGCCGTTCCGGAGTTGAAACTCAGTCATTTCCAGAGGTTCGATGATGAGGGCCGCTACAGTTTCGGCTACGCTTATCCCGAACAGGTTCGCATGGAATCCCGTTCCGAAGACGGAGTCGTCACTGGATCTTACTTCTACACAGACCCCAATGGCGTTCACAATCAG GTTCAGTATTTGGCGGATGGCGATGGATTCCGCGTTGCTGCCAACAACTTGCCCGTCTTTTATCCCGGAGAGCAACCCAAGGACACGCCCGAGGTTGAGGAAGCCAAGCGCAAACATCTCGAGACTTGGGCCGCCATcgccaaacaaaacaataaggCACAAA TCGCAAAGGAAGAGGCCATCAGGAGGGTCGAAGCTGCCACTAACGTTGAAGACAATCGCGAAGCTGTCATCACCGATGCCCTAGAGGCGGATGAAGTTGAGTCTGCCATGGAACTGTTCCGCCCGGACTCTGCATCCAAGATCGAACAAGATTCCGCATTGGAGAAACAGCCGTCCATCAAGCCCCTTGACCCTGACGTCACCATCGATGAAGAGAAACAGGCCGTCATTACCGAGCAGGATGAGGACATCAACGCCGGAATCTTTGACAGCGATGCCGAGCCCATCCGGCTGTTGGCCCAGGTCTACGCCAAACACGTCCAGGCCAACGCCGAACCGCCGCAGGTCATCGAGCGTCCGGCTGGTTTCCATCCGCAGAATATTTTGCTACCCGTCGGATTCGACCTGTTCAGCCGCGACGACGGAACAGACGGTCGAGATGCCGTTGAAATCACCAATCCGGAATTCATCGACCTTCGAGCCTTCTTCACCAGCCGCACCCGCAACCAAATGCCCCAGATCGTCCTCCGCGCTGAAGAGAAAATGGTGAAACCGTCGAAATTCGACGACAACATCACGGAAGATCTCCTCACTTCGGTGGAGCCCAATCCGGCCGAATTGGACTTTGACGGCGAGTTCGTCGCGCCCAATGAGTTGTACAACTATTACTTCAACATTGCCAACGGCGGTGATGAGCAGACCAGTCCTTTGGTGGCTATTCCTCTGAATCGCGAGACACTGGAAAAGTTGCCCGAATCTTTGCAATTGGCTCTGAACGGAATGGGCGCCATTGACGGCCACCACAACGCCCAGTCGATGCCCAGCCAGCAGGTCCGATTGAATCAGCAATTGCTGAATCAGCAGAGGTTCGCCAGCAACTTCTACAACTACCAGCAGCCTTACTATTCGCCATACTCTTCATTCTATTCCCCTTATTACCATTACCGCCAAACGGCCGCCCAGTATAATCCTTACAGCAATTACCACATGTCCCCTTATAGACGCATGCCTTCAGTAAGGCCCTATTCGCCAAACCCATACCATTACAACCCGTATTATTCTTACTAa
- the LOC124196478 gene encoding uncharacterized protein LOC124196478: MKFIVAAVLALAVVDAGIVYNRQQGANFAYTVNSLPYVQHVLPYPAPFQLVNPVAADVKAVESKKVETALPFVNPFFPFAPYPLINPVEISKATTEAKKVESVALPSPYLYPSTYAYGAYPYGVGSPLVYPGYGLLPLAADEPVKPAAEVKPVEAADSVVVQAA; this comes from the exons ATGAAATTC ATTGTTGCAGCAGTTTTGGCCCTGGCCGTCGTTGATGCTGGAATCGTTTACAATCGCCAGCAGGGTGCCAATTTCGCCTACACAGTCAACAGCCTGCCTTACGTCCAGCATGTTCTACCTTATCCCGCTCCATTCCAGCTGGTCAACCCCGTTGCTGCTGACGTGAAAGCCGTTGAGTCCAAGAAGGTCGAAACTGCCTTGCCTTTCGTCaacccttttttcccctttgccCCATACCCATTGATCAACCCCGTTGAAATCAGTAAGGCGACCACCGAGGCCAAGAAGGTCGAATCCGTCGCCCTACCTTCTCCGTACCTTTATCCATCCACTTACGCATATGGCGCTTACCCGTACGGCGTCGGATCTCCTTTGGTGTACCCCGGGTACGGACTCCTTCCCCTGGCCGCTGATGAGCCGGTGAAGCCGGCCGCTGAAGTGAAGCCGGTCGAGGCCGCTGATTCCGTTGTTGTTCAGGCCGCTTAA